One stretch of Thermanaerosceptrum fracticalcis DNA includes these proteins:
- a CDS encoding Hsp20/alpha crystallin family protein: protein MFNLVHRNLFSPFSLLNDDFFTLPMTVFSKTITPNTFKVDIQEKETAYQLNAELAGYDKGDLEVKVQNGTVTIKAEKKEEINEDKGNYIHRETSYGSVTRQFYLGTNLDEANAEAKYENGILSIIIPKKTKTDKTIEIK, encoded by the coding sequence ATGTTTAATTTAGTACACAGAAACTTATTTTCGCCTTTTTCCCTGCTAAATGACGACTTTTTCACACTGCCCATGACAGTTTTCAGTAAAACGATTACCCCTAACACATTTAAAGTGGATATCCAGGAAAAGGAGACTGCCTATCAGCTAAATGCGGAACTTGCCGGTTATGACAAGGGCGACCTTGAAGTAAAGGTGCAAAATGGCACCGTCACTATTAAAGCTGAGAAAAAGGAAGAAATTAATGAAGACAAAGGAAATTATATTCACCGGGAAACCAGTTATGGTTCTGTGACCCGCCAATTTTACCTGGGAACCAATCTTGATGAAGCCAATGCAGAAGCAAAATATGAGAATGGAATTCTTAGCATTATTATTCCGAAAAAAACTAAAACAGATAAAACCATTGAAATCAAATAA
- the pdxS gene encoding pyridoxal 5'-phosphate synthase lyase subunit PdxS — translation MNERYELNKNLAQMLKGGVIMDVTNAKEAEIAQKAGAVAVMALERVPADIRKQGGVARMSDPKMIKEIKSAVTIPVMAKARIGHFVEAQILEALGIDYIDESEVLTPADDMYHIDKHSFKIPFVCGARNLGEALRRIGEGAAMIRTKGEAGTGNVVEAVRHMRTIMAEIRRLKNLPKEELMTAAKEMGAPYDLVVKVAEEGKLPVVNFAAGGIATPADAALMMQLGSEGVFVGSGIFKSSNPEKRARAIVKATTYYNSPEILAEVSEDLGEAMYGIEISQIAQEQILSTRGW, via the coding sequence ATGAATGAAAGGTATGAATTAAATAAGAATTTGGCCCAAATGCTCAAAGGCGGAGTCATTATGGATGTCACAAATGCCAAAGAAGCGGAAATAGCACAGAAAGCAGGTGCCGTAGCTGTTATGGCTTTAGAAAGAGTACCTGCCGATATAAGAAAACAGGGCGGAGTAGCCAGGATGTCAGATCCGAAAATGATAAAAGAGATTAAAAGTGCAGTAACCATTCCTGTTATGGCCAAGGCCAGGATTGGACACTTTGTAGAAGCGCAGATCCTGGAAGCCCTGGGGATTGATTATATCGACGAGAGTGAAGTATTAACACCGGCTGATGACATGTATCACATAGATAAACATAGTTTTAAAATACCTTTTGTCTGTGGAGCCAGAAACCTAGGTGAAGCCCTGAGAAGAATCGGTGAAGGGGCGGCCATGATAAGAACTAAGGGTGAAGCCGGCACAGGTAATGTGGTGGAAGCTGTAAGGCATATGCGCACTATAATGGCTGAAATAAGGAGACTCAAAAACCTGCCTAAAGAGGAACTAATGACTGCAGCTAAAGAAATGGGAGCACCCTATGATTTAGTCGTAAAAGTGGCAGAAGAAGGCAAACTACCGGTAGTCAATTTTGCCGCCGGAGGTATAGCAACTCCAGCCGATGCTGCTCTCATGATGCAACTGGGCAGCGAAGGGGTTTTTGTTGGGTCTGGTATTTTCAAATCCTCCAATCCTGAAAAGAGAGCCAGGGCTATCGTAAAAGCCACCACATACTACAACAGTCCCGAAATTCTCGCTGAAGTTTCTGAAGACCTGGGTGAAGCTATGTATGGTATAGAAATTTCCCAAATAGCACAGGAACAAATTCTTTCCACTAGGGGCTGGTAG
- the pdxT gene encoding pyridoxal 5'-phosphate synthase glutaminase subunit PdxT yields MVNIGVLALQGSFREHLYMLSRIEGVNPCEVKTIADLKKVSGLILPGGESTTIGKLLRDFEFIEPLIQRITTGMPVWGTCAGMILLAKEIVDEEYCHLGLMDIAVRRNAYGSQLDSFNTAMIIPRVSNEEVPLVFIRAPWVERAGANVDIVATLNDRIIAVQQENMLATSFHPELTQDLSFHKYFARMIMDKGNSI; encoded by the coding sequence GTGGTAAATATCGGCGTTCTAGCGCTGCAGGGTTCGTTTCGCGAACACCTGTACATGCTCTCCCGCATTGAGGGAGTGAATCCTTGTGAAGTAAAAACCATTGCTGATCTGAAAAAGGTTTCAGGGCTCATCTTACCAGGTGGTGAGAGTACCACTATAGGTAAACTATTACGGGATTTTGAGTTTATAGAACCTCTTATTCAAAGGATAACTACAGGTATGCCCGTGTGGGGAACTTGTGCAGGGATGATTTTGCTGGCCAAAGAAATTGTCGATGAAGAGTATTGTCATTTAGGTCTCATGGATATTGCAGTACGACGTAATGCCTATGGCAGTCAACTGGATAGTTTCAATACAGCCATGATCATTCCCCGAGTGTCAAATGAAGAGGTTCCCCTGGTTTTTATCAGAGCTCCCTGGGTTGAAAGGGCCGGAGCTAATGTTGATATTGTAGCAACATTAAATGACCGTATTATTGCAGTACAACAAGAAAACATGCTAGCCACATCATTTCATCCCGAATTAACACAAGACTTATCTTTTCATAAATATTTTGCCAGAATGATAATGGATAAGGGAAATAGCATTTAG
- a CDS encoding zinc-ribbon domain containing protein, protein MFTDKVLSCKDCGRQFVFSASEQEFFAEKGFTNEPGRCPECRSAKKAQGKSNKGGYGRTQREMYSATCSSCGKSTTVPFQPTGDKPVYCRDCYQPRRRNSW, encoded by the coding sequence ATGTTTACTGACAAGGTTTTGAGTTGCAAAGACTGCGGTCGTCAATTTGTCTTTTCCGCATCTGAACAAGAGTTCTTTGCTGAAAAAGGGTTTACGAATGAACCTGGCCGCTGCCCCGAGTGTCGTTCTGCCAAAAAGGCACAAGGCAAATCCAACAAAGGTGGATATGGCCGTACTCAACGCGAAATGTATTCTGCAACCTGTTCTTCATGTGGAAAATCCACTACAGTACCTTTCCAACCTACTGGAGACAAACCAGTATATTGTCGGGATTGTTATCAACCCCGTAGACGCAATAGTTGGTAA
- a CDS encoding glycine radical domain-containing protein — MARRDHDLNVNVIHKDTLLDAVEQPEKYAILTVRVSGAVIK, encoded by the coding sequence TTGGCCAGGCGAGACCATGATCTGAATGTTAATGTCATCCATAAAGATACCCTACTGGATGCCGTGGAACAGCCGGAAAAGTACGCAATTCTAACCGTGAGGGTATCGGGAGCGGTTATTAAGTAA
- the yneA gene encoding cell division suppressor protein YneA — protein sequence MKERKRNNNLLIFCIITLIGLLLSGFIFKPKAIEAQEPLEVLTVVVKNGDSLWKIADRYDNNKMDLRKYIDIIQKYNNLDNTVLQPGQRIKVPIFHTAER from the coding sequence GTGAAAGAGAGGAAACGAAACAATAACTTGTTGATCTTTTGCATTATTACATTAATCGGCTTATTATTAAGTGGTTTTATATTTAAACCCAAAGCCATCGAAGCCCAGGAGCCATTGGAAGTTTTAACTGTAGTAGTAAAAAATGGTGATTCCTTATGGAAAATTGCCGACCGGTATGATAACAATAAAATGGATCTACGCAAATATATTGATATCATTCAAAAATATAACAACCTTGACAACACAGTACTTCAACCGGGTCAAAGAATAAAAGTACCTATTTTTCACACTGCTGAGCGTTAA
- the lexA gene encoding transcriptional repressor LexA: protein MYEDLTDRQVAIINYIKKEIKAKGYPPSVREIGEAVGLSSSSTVHNHLNQLESRGYIKRDPTKPRAIEVIDHNLRPNKEMVNVPIVGRVTAGSPILAVENIEDTFPLPLDFIKSEDVFILNVKGDSMIEAGIQDGDLVIVKKQNTARNGDIVVALLDDEATVKRFYKENSHIRLQPENSNYEPIITKDVLILGKVIALLRKY from the coding sequence GTGTATGAGGATTTGACAGACCGTCAAGTTGCCATTATAAACTATATAAAAAAGGAAATTAAAGCAAAAGGTTATCCCCCTTCTGTACGGGAAATCGGTGAGGCAGTAGGTCTTAGTTCAAGCTCTACGGTACATAATCACCTTAATCAGCTTGAAAGCAGGGGTTATATCAAAAGGGACCCTACTAAACCCCGGGCTATTGAGGTAATAGATCATAACCTGAGGCCCAATAAAGAAATGGTAAATGTACCCATTGTCGGCCGTGTTACGGCTGGCTCTCCCATTTTGGCGGTGGAAAACATTGAAGACACCTTTCCCCTTCCTCTGGATTTTATTAAGTCTGAGGATGTCTTTATTTTAAATGTTAAAGGGGATAGTATGATTGAAGCCGGAATTCAGGACGGTGACCTGGTTATCGTTAAAAAACAAAACACGGCTAGAAACGGGGACATCGTTGTAGCTCTTTTAGATGACGAGGCTACCGTAAAAAGGTTCTATAAGGAAAATAGCCATATACGCCTGCAGCCGGAAAACAGTAATTATGAACCCATCATTACCAAAGATGTTTTAATTTTAGGTAAGGTTATTGCCTTGCTGCGTAAATATTAA
- the larA gene encoding nickel-dependent lactate racemase, which yields MHNPTIPYGKTHFTWPSDQYPYFLSVHPKDVPAPANGQAEVAKAIANAMGKNIEDLKGTKKVVIVTSDSTRPVPNREIFPPLLEALAGIGISYEKITVLIGTGLHRPAPPEEFPALLGEETAQKLTVISHDATDQSQLVYLGQTSRGTPIWINKHYQEADARILVGMIDPHQIVGISGGAKALAIGLGGEKLIQANHSMLTQPTCRLGVVDGNPARADIDEVGEIVGIDFIVNVILNNEKKIVKAVAGDFRKAHAEGIKLAQEICQVQVPEAADLVVASPGGYPKDINLYQAQKALAHAALVVKEGGVIILSAQCKEGVGEERFEETMALSHTPQEVLERFAQSEFQMGAHKAFLWARSLAKAKVILISEGITDEMAKLMMVERVTSLDEALSTARQYLPKKPKIILMPKASSTIPILDAEQI from the coding sequence ATGCATAACCCTACCATACCCTATGGCAAAACCCATTTTACCTGGCCCTCAGACCAGTATCCCTATTTTCTTTCCGTCCATCCCAAGGATGTGCCGGCTCCTGCCAATGGGCAAGCTGAAGTGGCGAAAGCCATTGCCAACGCTATGGGGAAAAACATTGAAGACTTAAAGGGTACCAAAAAAGTAGTCATCGTAACCAGCGACTCAACACGACCAGTGCCGAACAGAGAAATATTCCCTCCCTTACTGGAGGCATTAGCTGGAATAGGAATATCTTATGAGAAGATTACCGTGTTAATCGGCACCGGTTTGCACCGACCTGCTCCCCCTGAAGAATTCCCTGCCCTGTTAGGGGAGGAAACCGCTCAAAAACTTACCGTGATTTCCCACGATGCTACAGACCAGTCTCAATTAGTCTACTTGGGCCAAACCTCACGGGGCACTCCCATCTGGATTAATAAGCATTATCAAGAAGCTGATGCCAGGATCCTGGTGGGCATGATTGACCCCCATCAAATCGTGGGTATCAGCGGGGGCGCAAAAGCTCTGGCTATTGGCCTGGGAGGAGAAAAACTGATCCAGGCTAACCACTCCATGCTAACCCAGCCCACTTGCCGCCTGGGCGTAGTAGACGGCAACCCCGCCCGGGCAGACATAGACGAAGTAGGGGAAATCGTTGGCATAGATTTTATCGTCAATGTCATCCTGAACAACGAAAAGAAGATTGTCAAAGCTGTGGCCGGAGACTTCCGTAAAGCCCATGCTGAAGGAATAAAACTAGCTCAAGAAATCTGCCAGGTGCAAGTTCCCGAAGCCGCTGATTTAGTTGTAGCGTCTCCCGGCGGTTATCCTAAAGATATCAATCTTTATCAGGCCCAAAAAGCTCTAGCCCATGCAGCCCTTGTCGTAAAAGAGGGAGGGGTCATTATATTATCAGCCCAGTGTAAAGAGGGAGTAGGGGAGGAGCGTTTTGAGGAAACCATGGCTTTAAGCCATACACCCCAGGAAGTACTAGAACGTTTCGCCCAATCTGAATTTCAAATGGGAGCCCATAAAGCCTTTCTCTGGGCACGTTCCCTGGCCAAAGCCAAAGTTATTCTCATCTCAGAAGGCATAACAGATGAGATGGCAAAACTTATGATGGTGGAGAGAGTTACTTCCCTCGACGAGGCTTTATCGACAGCCAGACAGTACCTGCCAAAAAAACCGAAAATTATTCTGATGCCAAAAGCATCCTCCACAATACCAATACTGGATGCAGAACAAATTTAA
- a CDS encoding tripartite tricarboxylate transporter substrate binding protein: MRKKFNLLVGIVLITALLFTLTGCASKDSKAVYPSKPVNMIIAFTAGGSSDVQARVVEKFWKKEFNNQPLVFDYKVGAGGQVGFTEIAKANPDGYTIGGINVPHIVFQALSSQATFKTEDFAYIAQVVKDPLLLAVKKDSPINNLNDFIAEAKKKDGKMNVGIVGPFTAHHVGIFQLADELKIKVNPVIFKGAADQNVALLGGHVDAMLGNLNDVMRDLNNFKILALADDQRHPWIKDVPTFKEMNVNFKADIRRGFAAPKNIKPEVLQKLREGFQKICNDPEYLKEMEKIGQPAAYLSGEEFEKYVKEYTANAKSVIEKYGLK; the protein is encoded by the coding sequence GTGAGGAAAAAATTTAATCTCTTAGTCGGTATCGTCTTAATTACCGCTTTACTCTTTACCCTGACAGGTTGCGCGAGCAAAGACTCTAAAGCTGTTTACCCAAGCAAGCCGGTTAACATGATTATTGCTTTTACTGCCGGTGGTTCCAGCGACGTTCAAGCCCGTGTTGTAGAAAAGTTCTGGAAGAAAGAATTCAATAACCAACCCCTCGTTTTTGACTATAAAGTAGGTGCAGGAGGCCAAGTCGGCTTCACCGAAATTGCAAAAGCAAATCCCGATGGTTATACAATTGGCGGCATTAACGTTCCTCACATTGTTTTCCAGGCTCTAAGTTCTCAGGCCACCTTTAAAACTGAGGATTTCGCCTATATTGCCCAAGTTGTGAAAGATCCCTTGCTACTTGCCGTGAAAAAAGACAGCCCCATTAATAATTTGAATGATTTCATTGCTGAGGCTAAGAAAAAAGATGGAAAAATGAATGTTGGTATCGTTGGTCCTTTCACCGCTCACCATGTTGGTATTTTCCAGTTAGCTGATGAGTTAAAAATAAAGGTTAACCCTGTTATCTTCAAAGGCGCCGCAGATCAAAACGTTGCCCTTTTAGGTGGCCACGTAGACGCTATGCTCGGTAACTTAAACGACGTTATGCGTGATCTTAATAACTTCAAAATTTTAGCCTTGGCCGATGATCAAAGACATCCCTGGATTAAAGATGTTCCTACCTTTAAGGAAATGAATGTTAACTTTAAGGCCGATATCCGCCGGGGTTTTGCCGCTCCTAAGAATATTAAACCTGAGGTTCTGCAAAAACTACGTGAAGGATTCCAAAAGATTTGTAATGATCCCGAATACCTGAAAGAAATGGAGAAAATAGGTCAGCCCGCTGCTTACCTCTCCGGTGAAGAATTTGAAAAATACGTTAAAGAATATACCGCTAACGCCAAGTCAGTCATCGAAAAGTACGGTCTCAAATAA
- a CDS encoding tripartite tricarboxylate transporter permease encodes MLETLSQLMNGFAIALAPQNLLFGFIGCLLGTLIGVLPGIGPTSGIAMLLPLTTILEPTAAIIMLAGLYYGAMYGGSTTAILVNIPGEVSSVPTALDGYKLARQGKAGLALSMAAISSFVAGTLSLLGLTFFAPNLAKMALQFGPPEYFALMVLALSVVVNLSGRSLLKGLISGFVGFLIASIGMDPMTGVNRFSFGNLNLMSGIDFISVIIGLFAVTEILSNVEENAVDVYQTKLTGLWPKLSDLIYTLPAMLRSTVIGFFMGLLPGCSPGVTSFVAYDTEKRISKNPEKFGTGEILGVVAPEGANNATTSGGFVPLMAFGIPSGPALAVLLGGLMMYGLQPGPTLFEKHGDFVWAVIASMYVGNVILLILNLPLVGLWAKLCKVPYPILAPMVLVFSFLGAYSVRFKLFDVGIALVFGLIGWIMKKTDFPASPLILCLILADMFETSLKQSLSMSQGNPLIFLSRPISLALIVIALLLAGFSIYTRYSDPKKAAQMMVESE; translated from the coding sequence ATGTTAGAAACTTTATCTCAGTTGATGAATGGTTTTGCTATAGCCCTGGCTCCCCAAAATCTCTTATTTGGTTTTATCGGTTGTTTGCTTGGCACGCTCATCGGTGTACTGCCGGGTATAGGGCCAACCTCCGGTATAGCCATGCTTTTACCCTTAACCACAATCCTGGAACCCACAGCCGCCATTATTATGCTGGCAGGGCTCTATTACGGAGCCATGTATGGAGGTTCCACCACCGCTATCCTGGTAAACATTCCCGGGGAAGTTTCCTCTGTACCAACAGCCCTGGATGGTTACAAATTAGCCCGTCAGGGGAAGGCTGGTTTAGCCTTATCCATGGCAGCCATCTCTTCCTTTGTGGCTGGAACATTAAGTTTATTAGGCTTGACCTTCTTTGCACCTAACCTGGCCAAAATGGCCTTACAGTTTGGCCCCCCGGAATACTTTGCACTCATGGTTTTGGCCCTTAGCGTTGTCGTTAACCTTTCGGGAAGATCCCTTTTAAAAGGACTCATCTCAGGCTTTGTTGGTTTCTTAATCGCCTCGATAGGTATGGATCCTATGACGGGTGTTAACAGGTTTTCCTTTGGCAATCTAAATTTAATGTCGGGCATAGACTTCATCAGTGTGATCATAGGCCTCTTTGCCGTAACGGAGATACTATCCAACGTAGAAGAGAATGCAGTAGACGTATACCAGACAAAACTTACCGGACTATGGCCTAAGCTGAGCGATCTCATCTACACACTGCCCGCTATGCTGCGCTCCACCGTAATTGGTTTCTTTATGGGTCTTTTGCCTGGCTGCAGCCCGGGAGTCACTTCTTTCGTAGCTTATGATACTGAAAAACGTATCTCCAAGAACCCGGAGAAATTCGGAACTGGCGAAATACTGGGTGTAGTCGCCCCGGAAGGGGCTAACAATGCTACCACCAGCGGTGGCTTTGTACCACTAATGGCTTTCGGCATACCTTCTGGTCCTGCCCTGGCAGTATTATTAGGGGGTCTGATGATGTATGGTTTACAACCGGGTCCAACTCTCTTTGAAAAACACGGTGATTTTGTCTGGGCAGTTATCGCCTCCATGTATGTAGGAAACGTCATTCTTCTGATCCTCAACCTTCCCCTGGTGGGTTTGTGGGCCAAACTTTGTAAGGTTCCCTATCCTATCTTAGCACCCATGGTTCTCGTCTTCTCCTTTTTGGGGGCCTACAGTGTACGATTTAAACTCTTTGACGTGGGTATCGCCCTAGTCTTTGGTTTAATTGGCTGGATCATGAAAAAGACTGATTTTCCTGCCAGTCCCTTAATCTTATGTCTCATCCTGGCAGACATGTTTGAAACCTCATTAAAGCAATCCCTCAGTATGTCCCAGGGTAATCCCTTGATTTTCCTGTCACGTCCTATTTCTTTGGCTCTGATTGTAATCGCTTTGTTATTGGCAGGTTTCTCGATTTATACCAGATACAGCGATCCCAAGAAAGCAGCCCAAATGATGGTAGAATCGGAGTAA
- a CDS encoding tripartite tricarboxylate transporter TctB family protein — MRKANIIVASTLLALSIFIIYQAKKLPASIPGAGLGPGVVPFWLALCLAFLSSLLLITNLLNIDKYASGQIILSRQELMSVGVIFLTLILYMIFMEYLGFGIATIFLVTFLSKRLGNYALWKCSLLGIVVAVVSVQVFRNFLSMPLPTGFLGF, encoded by the coding sequence TTGCGTAAGGCTAATATTATCGTTGCCTCTACACTCTTAGCTTTATCTATCTTTATTATTTATCAGGCCAAAAAACTACCGGCTTCCATACCTGGGGCCGGACTAGGACCTGGGGTAGTTCCATTCTGGTTAGCACTGTGTCTTGCCTTTCTTTCATCTTTACTTCTCATCACCAATCTTCTTAATATCGATAAATATGCCAGTGGGCAAATCATCCTCAGCCGTCAAGAATTGATGAGTGTAGGCGTTATCTTCTTAACACTAATTTTGTACATGATTTTTATGGAATATCTCGGATTTGGTATCGCCACCATATTCCTTGTAACTTTTTTAAGTAAGAGATTGGGTAATTATGCACTGTGGAAATGCAGTCTGCTGGGTATTGTTGTGGCAGTTGTTTCCGTGCAAGTTTTCCGGAACTTTTTAAGCATGCCTCTGCCCACAGGTTTTCTGGGTTTTTAG
- a CDS encoding FadR/GntR family transcriptional regulator, whose product MFKPIPKDPVSIHEKIVKEIQSSILRGKLKPGDKLPSERTLAEHLGVSRTSLREALKILAASGVVTIKQGQGIFVAEQPQPDIYKVLSNRVFTEDYSLEDLYDLRKVLETQAVVWAVRRASEQQLQQLKQIIAETRQKISENPNNSIAILTEHDTNFHNALAEASGNKVLVRVMQNLLDLIEETRTRAFLIPGRGKKSLDDHQKIVDAISSRDSDEARQAMYYHLESVAEDIRKVNESTGFINMNKT is encoded by the coding sequence TTGTTTAAACCCATACCGAAAGACCCCGTAAGCATACACGAAAAAATCGTAAAAGAAATCCAATCTTCCATCCTGCGCGGTAAGTTAAAACCCGGTGATAAGCTTCCTTCGGAACGCACGCTGGCAGAGCATCTGGGCGTCAGTAGGACATCTTTGCGCGAAGCTTTAAAAATTCTGGCTGCCTCAGGTGTGGTCACCATCAAACAGGGGCAGGGTATCTTTGTGGCGGAACAGCCTCAGCCGGATATCTATAAAGTTCTCTCTAACCGCGTCTTTACCGAAGACTACAGCCTTGAAGACTTATATGATCTGCGTAAAGTTCTGGAGACGCAAGCCGTTGTCTGGGCCGTGAGAAGGGCATCTGAACAACAGTTGCAGCAGCTCAAGCAAATCATTGCCGAAACCAGACAAAAAATTTCAGAAAATCCAAACAACAGTATTGCCATTCTTACTGAGCACGATACAAATTTTCATAATGCCTTGGCCGAAGCTTCCGGAAATAAAGTACTGGTACGTGTTATGCAAAACCTCCTGGACTTAATCGAAGAAACACGAACACGAGCCTTTTTGATACCAGGAAGGGGGAAGAAATCTTTGGATGACCACCAAAAAATTGTAGATGCCATATCTTCCCGTGACAGCGACGAGGCTCGTCAGGCAATGTATTATCATTTGGAATCGGTAGCGGAGGATATTCGTAAAGTTAATGAATCTACTGGTTTTATCAATATGAACAAAACGTGA